The genomic DNA ATGACATTGAAGACTTCCAGGGCCATGGAACGCATGTCGCTGGAATCGTTGCCGGTGAAACGGAAGAGTCTGAGAACCCCCTGACCCGGTTGCGCACTTGCGGGAGTTATTCTCTTACACCATCATTAGATTTAAGGGAGTTGCACCCAAAGCGACTCTCTATGGCTACAAGGTGATGGGGTTTATCGTGAGTTGGAGAGCTTGAAGTTTGAATCCATTGCCTTACAGCTGACCCTTTCACTCAGGATTATACCGACGACGAGACTTTGATTGAGGCCTTCCTGGCTGCCTATGACGACGACGTAAGATTATTCCCAGTTCGACGTCCAAAGCCTCAGGTTCTCCACCCACTGACGCACCTGAAAAGGTGGACGTAATCACCTGCAGCATTGGAGGAGCCGACGGATGGCCCGACAGTGCCTGGCAGCGAGTAAGCGACCGCATCGCGGCAAccggcatcgtcatcaccatcgccgcggGCAACTCGGGCTGGGAAGGGGCTTATCACGGCAGCTCCGGCTCTTCTGCCAAGGGCGTTTTTGCGGTGGCCTCCACAGAGACGCCCGTCATTGTCGGCAAGCCCTTCAACGCGACTTTCACGGACAAGGCCGGCGCCTCAAAGACGGTCACGCTGGGCTACATGGCTGACGAGGCCTTCCCCGAGACCATGAACCGGCCGATCGTCCCCCTCACTTTGGATCTTACTTCAGCCGTGGCACGCGGATGCCAGCCGTTCCCGCCCGGGACGCCATCGTTTGCAAACTCCATCATCCTCCTGCGCTCGGGAGGCTGCCAGAACCTCGTCAAGCAACGCAATGCCCGGGCGTTCGGGGCCGATTACGTCCTAACTTACAACGACGAGTCAGTGCTAGAGATCCCGTTCGGCTACGAGACTGCGACCATCGGCACGATATCCGGCGACGCGGGTCACGAGATCATTGCGCTCATCAAGGACGGCGGCAATGTCACTGGCGACTTCTCGCTCGACCAAACCAGGCCCATCGGCATCGTGAGCCCCTACGGCAACCTCGCCAATGACTTCACCAGCATCGGCGCGCTCAACGACCTCTCCATCAAGcccgacatcgccgcccccGGAGGAAACATCTACAGCACCTACCTTCAGATGCCGACCTGGACGATCCTCAGCGGAACGTCGATGGCGACCCCTTACGTTGCTGGTGTTGCCGCGCTGTACATCAGCAAGTTCGGAGGCAAGAAGGTCCACGGCGCCAAGTTCAGCGAGCAGCTCATGATGAGGATCATCTCCAGCGGCGAGCGAGTCGCCTGGTCCCACGGGATCGTCACCCAAGACTTCACAGCCTCGGTTGCCCAGGTCGGTACGGGCCTCGTGAACGCGTCCAAGGTGCTCGACTACACCACTCAGCTCTCGCTCGAGCGGTTCGCCCTGAACGACACCGCGAACTTTGCCGCACAGCACACTGTCGCCGTCACGAACAACGCCGCGGAAGTCGTCACGTACAGCTTCTCCGTCGAGCCGGCCGCCGGGTTCGACACCCTCGACGCCTCGGACCCAAACAGACTGGCCAAGTATCCGCTGGCGCCTCAGATCATGGTGCCCGAGGTTGCCCTGCCGGAGGATGGCTTCAGTGTCGGTCCTGGCGAGACCAAGACAGCCGAGTGAGTATCCTGAAAAGTGGATGGATACACGTACACGTTCTTCTGACTCCAAGCCAGGTTTACCTTCAAAGTTCCCGAGGGTCTCAACGCTAGGTTGCTTCCAACTTACAGCGGTAGCATCGCCGTCAAGAGCAGCAAGGGCGAGAGCCTTGCCATCCCATACCTGGGTAAGTGCATCTAACCATTTCAGTTTCTCAACAATGCACATGGCAGTTTGCGTCAAAGCATCGCTGACCATAATCATACAAGGCCTTGCCGCAAACCTTCAAAAGGAAATGCACGAGACCTTCGAGGTTGGATATCCCTTGGCAACAAAAGGCCCAGACGGCAGTATCACCTTGGACCCTACCAACTCAATTACGTATGCACTGGTAATCTGGCATGCAATCTAACTCTACATGTTGCTAAAGACCGGTAGATTCACATTCGACCTTTCCACCGCGGCCCAGGACTTCCCTCGGGTTGCGTACGAGGTGAAGTGGGGAGTCAAGACGCTTCGATGGGACGTACGTATATCCACGGCGTCTGGCTTCTGTGGCAGCACTCGGGACTGATGAACTGCTTCCACATAGATTTTCGAAGACGGCTGGGACGAGAGCGCCTGGACTTCGTACCCGCCTGTTGTGGGGGAGAATGGATACGTCGGTGCGTGGGCTCTTCCAGGATCGCATTCGTGAAGACCGGGTTTCCCAGAGTCATTGCTGACAAAATCGTCTCTGTTTGTTCAGGAACCGCGACAGGTTACCGCCGGACGACTGACCAGGCCAACTTCGACCCGGCCAGGGACAGCAAGAACAGAACGGTGGCATTTCCACTCGTCAACATCTTCCGGACGTCGATCGAAACGCCGAGACACATTGTTTGGTGGCTCGGGGGTCTGGGAGATGGAACCGATATCAAGCCTGGCAACTATACGCaagtcccctccccccctaGAATAGTTAGGCTACCCCTTCGTTACTGACAACGTTCTTCAGCATGCGGTTTGCCGCGCTCAACCCCCTTGGCGATCCGGCAAAGGCTGATAACTGGGACGTGTACGACTTAAAGAAGATTGTTGTTTCGTCATCTCCGCACTGGGCCTGATGAAGACTTGAAACAAGGGAAGAAAGGCACGACCGATGTCGCAGGGTCTCTTTGGTTAAGACTGTCGATAAGATCTCAGTACGTAGTACGTCAATCTAGATTAGTGAGCCCTTTAACTTCCTTACACGAATTATCATAAAATTCATTTTGGAAGCGAACTTGGCCAAAGCGCCTCTGGCGGATCTATCGACTACATGCGGAAAAGTGACACAAAAGCGCCTACTACCCACTTGGTACACAGTACTACCCGTCCTGAGTATGGCTTAAAAGGGACTTAGAAAAAGTTAGATTGACTCCGATCCAGAGGCGAGCTTGAAACAACAGATCATTGATGCTCGCCGCCTGTTAAGCTCTGCAGGAGACGACATGACCCCAAAGGAGCACGAAATGCCGCACGCTGCTGACTGGTATGGCAACGGCAATCTACTTGAACAGCCAAAGGAATTGGGTTTGCAACTTCCAACAGCCTTTTTCTTTCATGCATTGAGCCAAGTTCACATGCTGAAAGTGGAAGTGAGGATTACAGTGCTGACTTCCCCAGTCTATGTATCAACACCTGTTTGGCCACACCTTGAGAAAACGCTGAACACATCGTACGACTTAAACGCAAATGCTAAAAAGTTACAGATGAAGGAAAGTACAGACCACCCGTTCCAAGCACACCTTGTCTACAGACTGAGAGAAGGAACAATTGGCAGGTTGCCAATTGGGGAGTTGAGGAGGATCGGAGATTCCCAATTGGGAATGGGAAGGATGACAACCACTGTTAGATCTGTGCACCCCTTAGCCAACATCGACAACCTAGAcataacaacaacaacgcgTATTTTGCCCAATTTGACCTGTTTCCATCCCCACCTGTGCGGAGGCTATTCTCAGACACCAATGCCAACTCGTCCGGTGCAAGAACAGAGCTCGTACTCTAGTCCTCACGTACTCAGCCCTTATTAGACTGAATCAAATGGAGATGCGAAGTGACACAAGTGTACATCCCACTGGGACCGGCGATGAACAGAAAGAGCTAGCGAACGAGGGCTTCTTGTCACATGGAACAAACAAGTAACGGCTGGAACATGAAGGACAAAAAGCTGTTGACCAGCAATCAGCCAGGCCCAAACCAAACGTCGTCCTCTCGGAAGCCTTGCCGACAGAGGAGCTATGGCGCCGCGGAGATGCTCCCTTCGATCACATGGTCCGGGAGTTCAAAGCCTTTCCCCGCATACTTTATTTGACCTTGTCCCAGCGTCAAACTGATGATTCTGATTGTACGGACAGACTTTAGAAGGACATGATTTCATCTAATTCCCTGCCACCCTGTTTTTGTGGATTCTGTGTTAAAGCCTGTTCACATGAAACTGCAACACTGCACTGAGATTGCACGTGCTCTACAGAGTCCTGCTATCCTGCTGTCGTCATGAAGACCTTGACGATGTTTGAATACCGGACTTCCAACGAGGGAATGGGTTCTGGCATTTGACAGCATGCAGTCCCCCCTCCCTATTCCTGATTTGGTTTGTTGTCTACCTTCAAAATGTTGAAAGATATTTGTATGAGTGTTCTATCTGGGAAATGGACATGGTATCATCGTTTTGTCACTGGCAATGGGAAACATAATGTGGAGAAACATTTCGGCAAATGTCCAGTCAGTCGTAACATGAATCAGTTTTGCTTTGTACAATGACGATGCTTGAGCTCTATACACAGCGAACCAAGAGCCCTAGGAGCTTAGAGTTTGTTCGCGAGACGCGCCAGAAATCTGTAAACCGTCCATTAAAACCATAAGACAGGAAAACAAAGCAGCAAATACCAAGCAAAAAAGATGAACCgccaaaagaaaaaaaattgAAACAAAAGGCAAGATCAAAAGCGTACTTGATAAAAGTGAGGAAAATGTCCGAgatgtttgtgtgtttgtaGGTTGGTATGATATGGTATACTGGAAACGAAGTGGATGAATGGGAATGAGGGTGTCCTCAGTGTGGTATCATTGATGAAAAATCTTACGTCTGCCAGAGCAGAGTATTTCGTCCAAGTATTTTTTGTCTCGGTTTTCGTTTTTCCATGTGCCGCCGCCAGTGCGCCGTTTAAATCATCCACTTGGTAATTTTGAGGAAAGCGACGAAGGAAATGTGAATGTGAACTGTCCTCCACATGTCGTCTGTGACCCTTTTTAAAGAGAACGCAGAGTAGAACCGTTGGTCGCTTTAAGCCGGCGCAATCTTGACGTCGACTTCGTGAGGCTGTGATTGCGGAAGGACGGCGTCGCGTTGGTCCCGCTTCTTCTTGCCAAGCCTCTCACACCACTCCTCGGCGCTGACAATAGTGCCGTCGAGAACGCCACTGACCTGCGCCATCATGTCGAGCCCCTCCTTggcaaggacgaggacgcgaTGAGCGCCCTCACGCATGGCTTCCTCGCGGGCTTGCTCGCCGGTCTTCTCACCTTGCTGTTGCTCGACCATGCTTGCGTAGCGGAAGCGTTGGGGGAGGGTGGTCAAGTGACGGCGGACCAGAGTACGGGCATTGTCAgggagggcgccgccggcgtaCTTGGAGACGGTCTCGATGACGTCCCGCAATGTCTTGAGGACATCACCTTTAAGGGACGCAATCCTGGCTGCCAACATGGTCCGGTCCTGTTCCGATATGGAGTCGGGTTGGCCATCAATCATGACgtggtcgccgtcgctgctgACCTCAGGTTGTTGGGCTTGCTGAGAGTCGCCAGTCTTTTCATACTGCTCAAGGGTGGACTTGAGGTTGTTAATGACTCCGCCAATGTGCTCGTTGGCCCAGCGCAACCACCTCAGGCAGTACTTCAAACTCCTCAGGCTCTCCTCACTCATAGCGACGCTGAGCCCAGAGGTCGACATGATTAGGCGAGATTGCCAAGCGGCGTTGGAAGAAGTAGGCCTCTCGGACTTTTCATTTTCGGTATAGGCCGGGGAACGGTAGTCGTCGTACGCGGGCAAGGTGTCGATTGTGCTTGCCCTCGACAGCCGGCGGTCGTGTTTAAACACGTAGGGGTCGCGGGGAGAGTCAACATCGGGCATGACATTGCTTTGCGCATCAATCATGAGTCTGGCAAGGTCTTCTCCGGTGTCAACCTTGCGGCGCTTGTGGGAGCCTCCATCGGCAGCCTCCAAGTCAGTGGACTGATGTCGTCGCCCAGCACCCAAAAACCAGCGAACACCACCTTCGACGCCGGTCTTGCGTCCCACAGTACCGACGGTGTTGGCGATGGGTGTCAAGTAACCTTCGACATACTCGGCGCTCGACTTGAAACGCGGGGAAAAGTTCTTGGAATTATTGTAAGCCGATGTGGCCCCTTCAATCGTTGTCGCCAGCAGGGGATGGGAGGTGGTGAGTAGCGAAAACAGAGGCTCCTCGGAATTGGTTTGCGGATTTGAGGTGATGGACACGGACGGAGACGCCCTTGGGAGTGGGGTATGGCGGGCCGGTGGGGAGTTGATGAAATCTAATCCGATCAGTCAGTAAAATGATACTCGTTTCACACACGCAGACGAGGAGACATACCGGCTCGCAAGTCCCCCAGGGCTTCTGCGGCCATGCGGACGTCTGGGTCATCCAGGCTGACGCTGGCGGCCCTTCCTTCGTAAAAACGGTCTGGCGAAGCTGCGCTCATGGCGGCATTGCTGCTTACGTCGAGGTCCATTCTCGCAGGAGAGTCGGCGGACTGGGCATGACTAGGGGTGTAATATGTCGTGAGTGGGTTGAGGCTCGGCCAGTGAGTGACGGGTACCGTTGTCGTCTTGGATCGAACCAGTGAGGGTGGATGGGGCTGTGTTTGTTTTGGTAGACTTTGTTGCTGCTGtcgttgctgctgttgaggCGACGTTGGAGGAGGGAGTGGCGGccgttgttgctgttgtcttcggtgttgttgttgttgctgttcgATGGTTTGCGAAGAGGTGATGGGAGGGAATCGCGGGGGCGGAGGACCCGTCAcagaagagagagatggaagGTTGTGACCCCCGTTATCAGTGTGTTTGGCGGCAGGAAGGATGGGTGCAAGCTCGGTAGTCGGGGCGTCGGGAAAACTCAGTAAGTTGGGATCGTGGGACTGAGTATGCGTGTAGCTCGGGGCAGGAGCATATGATGGCAGCTGGGACGAAATGTGTGTTGGATCAAAGCGAGCGTGGGAGAGGACGTGCTTGCCGGGTATGGAGGAGATGTTGGTGGAAGCAGGCGCAGATGCACAGGccgaagcagcagcagtagcagtagCCACAACGGTAGCAGTTGTACCTGTACGACT from Colletotrichum higginsianum IMI 349063 chromosome 3, whole genome shotgun sequence includes the following:
- a CDS encoding Serin endopeptidase, with the protein product MVKLDPAPKKELDKRDATAVPIADIHKSTGVYRLHEAGILGEGVKVAVVDTGIYYGHSALGGGFGPGFKVEGGLDLIGDGYWPGEPKNPDNDIEDFQGHGTHVAGIVAGETEESENPLTRFKGVAPKATLYGYKVMGFIDYTDDETLIEAFLAAYDDDVDVITCSIGGADGWPDSAWQRVSDRIAATGIVITIAAGNSGWEGAYHGSSGSSAKGVFAVASTETPVIVGKPFNATFTDKAGASKTVTLGYMADEAFPETMNRPIVPLTLDLTSAVARGCQPFPPGTPSFANSIILLRSGGCQNLVKQRNARAFGADYVLTYNDESVLEIPFGYETATIGTISGDAGHEIIALIKDGGNVTGDFSLDQTRPIGIVSPYGNLANDFTSIGALNDLSIKPDIAAPGGNIYSTYLQMPTWTILSGTSMATPYVAGVAALYISKFGGKKVHGAKFSEQLMMRIISSGERVAWSHGIVTQDFTASVAQVGTGLVNASKVLDYTTQLSLERFALNDTANFAAQHTVAVTNNAAEVVTYSFSVEPAAGFDTLDASDPNRLAKYPLAPQIMVPEVALPEDGFSVGPGETKTAEFTFKVPEGLNARLLPTYSGSIAVKSSKGESLAIPYLGLAANLQKEMHETFEVGYPLATKGPDGSITLDPTNSITFTFDLSTAAQDFPRVAYEVKWGVKTLRWDIFEDGWDESAWTSYPPVVGENGYVGTATGYRRTTDQANFDPARDSKNRTVAFPLVNIFRTSIETPRHIVWWLGGLGDGTDIKPGNYTQVPSPPRIVRLPLRY
- a CDS encoding Clock controlled protein, which translates into the protein MDLSQSMSRSQSQNHMLHGPAPRDRQLPPSSSSVALHSHTHHHVHPLPPAAAAAAAAAGTAVPSTSRTGTTATVVATATAAASACASAPASTNISSIPGKHVLSHARFDPTHISSQLPSYAPAPSYTHTQSHDPNLLSFPDAPTTELAPILPAAKHTDNGGHNLPSLSSVTGPPPPRFPPITSSQTIEQQQQQHRRQQQQRPPLPPPTSPQQQQRQQQQSLPKQTQPHPPSLVRSKTTTVPVTHWPSLNPLTTYYTPSHAQSADSPARMDLDVSSNAAMSAASPDRFYEGRAASVSLDDPDVRMAAEALGDLRADFINSPPARHTPLPRASPSVSITSNPQTNSEEPLFSLLTTSHPLLATTIEGATSAYNNSKNFSPRFKSSAEYVEGYLTPIANTVGTVGRKTGVEGGVRWFLGAGRRHQSTDLEAADGGSHKRRKVDTGEDLARLMIDAQSNVMPDVDSPRDPYVFKHDRRLSRASTIDTLPAYDDYRSPAYTENEKSERPTSSNAAWQSRLIMSTSGLSVAMSEESLRSLKYCLRWLRWANEHIGGVINNLKSTLEQYEKTGDSQQAQQPEVSSDGDHVMIDGQPDSISEQDRTMLAARIASLKGDVLKTLRDVIETVSKYAGGALPDNARTLVRRHLTTLPQRFRYASMVEQQQGEKTGEQAREEAMREGAHRVLVLAKEGLDMMAQVSGVLDGTIVSAEEWCERLGKKKRDQRDAVLPQSQPHEVDVKIAPA